One Citrobacter amalonaticus genomic window carries:
- a CDS encoding FxsA family protein: MRWIPLLAVFLYVYIEISIFIQVAHVMGVLMTLILVIFTSVIGMSLVRNQGFKNFLLMQQKMAAGESPAEEMIKSVSLIIAGLLLLLPGFFTDFLGLLLLLPPVQKHLTMKLLPHLRFSRMPGGGFSAGTGGGDTFDGEFQRKDEERDRIEHKDDRRD, from the coding sequence TTGCGCTGGATACCGTTACTTGCAGTCTTTCTCTATGTTTATATTGAGATTTCTATCTTCATTCAGGTCGCCCATGTGATGGGTGTACTGATGACGCTCATTCTGGTGATCTTCACCTCGGTCATCGGGATGTCGCTGGTTCGCAACCAGGGATTTAAGAACTTTTTGCTGATGCAGCAGAAAATGGCGGCAGGAGAGAGCCCGGCTGAAGAGATGATTAAGAGTGTTTCGCTGATCATCGCGGGTCTGTTGCTGTTGTTGCCAGGCTTTTTCACCGATTTCCTTGGTCTTCTTCTTTTATTACCCCCTGTGCAGAAGCATCTGACGATGAAGCTGCTGCCGCATTTGCGCTTTTCCCGGATGCCGGGTGGCGGCTTTAGCGCCGGAACCGGCGGTGGCGACACCTTTGACGGCGAGTTCCAGCGCAAAGATGAAGAACGTGACCGTATCGAACACAAAGACGATCGTCGCGACTGA
- the aspA gene encoding aspartate ammonia-lyase, with product MLNNIRIEEDLLGTREVPAEAYYGVHTLRAIENFYISNNKISDIPEFVRGMVMVKKAAALANKELQTIPKSVANAIIAACDEVLNNGKCMDQFPVDVYQGGAGTSVNMNTNEVLANIGLELMGHQKGEYQYLNPNDHVNKCQSTNDAYPTGFRIAVYASIVKLVDAINQLREGFERKAVEFQDILKMGRTQLQDAVPMTLGQEFRAFSVLLKEEVKNIERTAELLLEVNLGATAIGTGLNTPKEYSPLAVQKLAEVTGFACVPAEDLIEATSDCGAYVMVHGALKRLAVKMSKICNDLRLLSSGPRAGLNEINLPELQAGSSIMPAKVNPVVPEVVNQVCFKVIGNDITVTMASEAGQLQLNVMEPVIGQAMFESIHILSNACYNLLEKCVNGITANKEVCEGYVYNSIGIVTYLNPFIGHHNGDIVGKICAETGKSVREVVLERGLLTEAELDDIFSAQNLMHPAYKAKRYTDENEQ from the coding sequence ATGTTAAACAACATTCGTATCGAAGAAGATCTGTTGGGTACCAGGGAAGTTCCAGCCGAAGCCTACTATGGTGTTCACACTCTGAGAGCGATTGAAAACTTCTACATCAGCAACAACAAAATCAGTGACATCCCTGAATTTGTGCGCGGCATGGTAATGGTTAAGAAGGCCGCTGCTCTGGCAAACAAAGAGTTGCAGACCATCCCTAAAAGTGTAGCGAATGCTATCATTGCCGCATGTGATGAAGTCCTGAATAACGGCAAATGCATGGACCAGTTCCCGGTAGACGTTTACCAGGGTGGTGCAGGCACCTCCGTCAACATGAATACCAACGAAGTGCTGGCCAATATCGGGCTGGAACTGATGGGTCACCAGAAAGGTGAATATCAGTACCTGAACCCGAACGACCACGTGAACAAATGTCAGTCTACTAACGACGCCTACCCAACCGGTTTCCGCATCGCCGTTTACGCTTCTATCGTTAAACTGGTCGACGCAATCAACCAACTGCGTGAAGGTTTTGAGCGTAAAGCTGTTGAGTTCCAGGACATTCTGAAAATGGGTCGTACCCAGTTGCAGGATGCGGTTCCGATGACCCTGGGTCAGGAATTCCGTGCTTTCAGCGTACTGCTGAAAGAAGAAGTGAAAAACATCGAACGTACCGCTGAACTGCTGCTGGAAGTTAACCTCGGCGCAACAGCTATCGGTACCGGTCTGAACACACCGAAAGAATACTCTCCGCTGGCCGTACAGAAACTGGCGGAAGTGACGGGCTTTGCCTGCGTTCCGGCTGAAGACTTAATCGAAGCGACCTCTGACTGCGGCGCTTACGTGATGGTACACGGCGCGCTGAAACGCCTGGCTGTGAAGATGTCCAAAATCTGTAACGACCTGCGCTTGCTCTCCTCTGGCCCACGTGCCGGCCTGAATGAGATCAACCTGCCGGAACTGCAGGCGGGCTCTTCTATCATGCCAGCAAAAGTGAACCCGGTCGTACCGGAAGTCGTCAACCAGGTGTGCTTCAAAGTCATCGGTAACGACATCACCGTCACCATGGCATCTGAAGCGGGTCAGCTGCAGCTGAACGTGATGGAGCCCGTGATTGGTCAGGCGATGTTTGAGTCCATTCACATCCTCAGCAACGCCTGCTACAACCTGCTGGAGAAATGTGTTAACGGTATTACCGCTAACAAAGAAGTGTGCGAAGGGTATGTCTACAACTCTATTGGTATCGTCACTTACCTCAACCCGTTCATCGGCCACCACAACGGCGACATCGTTGGTAAGATTTGCGCCGAGACCGGTAAGAGCGTACGTGAAGTGGTGCTGGAGCGCGGTCTGTTGACTGAAGCTGAGCTGGACGATATTTTCTCCGCACAGAACCTGATGCACCCGGCTTACAAAGCAAAACGCTATACTGATGAAAACGAACAGTAA